The Candidatus Zixiibacteriota bacterium genomic sequence CGAACTCGTATTAGCCAGCACATTTGAATATATATGTTTACCAAATGATATTTTTGCATATGTGCTTAGTCGATCATCATGGGGGCGCCTTGGTCTGGTTGTCGCAACAGCCACTGCAATAAACCCTGGCTATAAGGGCTGCCTCACTTTGGAGATGGTGAACTTGGGCCGCGTTCCGTTGGTTCTTTATCCTGGGCTGCCTGTTGCACAATTAATATTGCATTTAGCTTCGCCCGGTGAGTTCAATGCACCTTATGATTGTCCAACGGGTCCCGAGCCATCTAATGTCTATAGCAATGAAAAGAAGCGTGAGGAATTAAAATTCTGGGCCACTGAACGCCAATAATGCAAGTGAATCTCAGACGTTTGGGTAGTAAATATCTACTTGGCCAATTCTTTGCCTCATGTTAATTCAATCATTAAATATCATTTCGTTCCGGAACTTCAAATCAGCCTCAGTGGATTTCTGTGACGGCGTA encodes the following:
- the dcd gene encoding dCTP deaminase, with protein sequence MRQETLLQQDDGIPASGVLNTKEILARLCDKDPHRRLIITPLLEKSQVADGAVDIRLSTEFIVTRRTEFPSLDVKDAAEHAKNAWRYQTWQRINFGEKMVLHPNELVLASTFEYICLPNDIFAYVLSRSSWGRLGLVVATATAINPGYKGCLTLEMVNLGRVPLVLYPGLPVAQLILHLASPGEFNAPYDCPTGPEPSNVYSNEKKREELKFWATERQ